Proteins encoded in a region of the Flammeovirga yaeyamensis genome:
- a CDS encoding TrkH family potassium uptake protein: MQQRKGLFNNWLICRILGILILLNGVFMLFCLPFAFYFGDGDWLALAQAGGIAIASGGGAALYARKVGYSQEFRKKDGYIIVTFGWALMAFFGSLPYLFSDINVSFADAYFETISGFSTTGASILTDIESVGKGILFWRSLTQWIGGMGIIVLAVAVLPFLGIGGMQLFVAEAPGITPDKLQPRIKETARRLWWVYAGLTGVETILLMTGGMSFYNALNHALTTMATGGFSTFNDSAASFSPYIQYILIFFMLLAGTNFTLNYFLFKRMFKAIWKNEEYKYYIYVIALATLAITVSIVVTTELGVEKSFRDALFQVISIITTTGYVSADYTAWTPLATMIVFVLMFCGGMAGSTAGGVKIVRHIILFKNSFLELKRQLHPTAIIPVRFNGKAIKGSITFNVLAFIMAYFLIFGLGILVMSAIGVDLMTSLGAVATSLGNIGPGIGTVGPVDNFAHLPDLAKWVLSFLMLLGRLELFTVMIIFTPYFWSRF; this comes from the coding sequence ATGCAACAACGAAAGGGACTGTTCAATAACTGGCTTATCTGTAGAATTCTAGGCATACTTATACTTTTAAACGGTGTATTTATGTTGTTCTGTCTACCTTTTGCTTTCTATTTTGGTGATGGCGATTGGTTAGCATTGGCCCAAGCAGGAGGTATTGCAATTGCTTCGGGTGGAGGGGCTGCTTTATATGCTAGAAAAGTAGGTTACTCTCAAGAATTCAGAAAAAAGGATGGGTACATTATTGTGACTTTTGGATGGGCGCTTATGGCTTTTTTCGGAAGTTTACCCTATTTATTTAGTGACATCAATGTCTCTTTTGCAGACGCTTATTTTGAAACGATATCAGGCTTCTCGACTACTGGAGCAAGTATTTTAACAGATATCGAAAGTGTAGGCAAAGGTATTTTATTTTGGAGATCATTAACCCAATGGATTGGAGGTATGGGTATTATCGTATTAGCGGTAGCCGTATTGCCTTTCTTAGGTATTGGAGGTATGCAGTTGTTTGTGGCTGAAGCACCAGGGATTACTCCAGATAAACTTCAACCTAGAATTAAAGAAACTGCTCGAAGATTGTGGTGGGTATATGCTGGTCTAACTGGTGTAGAAACTATTTTACTGATGACAGGAGGTATGAGTTTCTATAATGCCTTAAACCACGCGTTAACAACGATGGCTACAGGTGGTTTCTCCACATTTAATGATAGTGCAGCATCATTTTCTCCCTACATACAATACATTTTGATATTCTTTATGTTGTTGGCAGGAACGAACTTTACCTTAAACTACTTTCTGTTTAAGCGTATGTTCAAAGCCATATGGAAAAACGAAGAATATAAATATTACATCTATGTTATTGCTTTAGCCACTTTAGCAATTACGGTATCAATTGTAGTGACCACTGAATTAGGTGTTGAAAAATCATTTAGAGACGCACTCTTCCAAGTGATCTCTATTATTACAACAACAGGTTACGTATCGGCAGACTATACCGCTTGGACGCCACTAGCGACCATGATTGTTTTTGTGTTGATGTTCTGTGGTGGTATGGCAGGGTCTACAGCCGGTGGTGTAAAAATTGTAAGACACATCATCTTATTTAAAAACTCTTTTCTTGAATTAAAGAGACAATTACATCCTACTGCAATTATACCTGTACGATTTAATGGCAAAGCTATAAAAGGAAGCATTACCTTTAATGTACTAGCTTTTATCATGGCTTACTTTTTGATATTTGGATTAGGTATTTTAGTGATGTCGGCTATTGGGGTAGATTTAATGACTTCACTTGGTGCTGTGGCTACCTCATTAGGGAATATTGGACCGGGTATTGGAACAGTAGGACCTGTTGATAACTTTGCTCATTTGCCAGATCTTGCAAAATGGGTACTTTCGTTTCTAATGTTATTGGGAAGGTTAGAACTCTTTACTGTAATGATCATATTTACTCCATATTTCTGGAGTAGATTCTAA
- a CDS encoding YceI family protein has translation MKTKIISTIVCILGIVASSYAQSSKNLVLGESKVVALGTSNTHDWEGDVKKMSGDASITIEDNQIKSIESLQVTMEVNSMESGKGSLDSNMHKTMNAKKHPKMTYKLTSASVDANGKVTAKGQLTINGTTKDITLNPVASLAGDKVTFKGETTFNMSAYGVEPPSLMFGAIKVEDEVKIEMNVVFN, from the coding sequence ATGAAAACTAAAATCATTTCTACCATTGTTTGTATCCTTGGGATTGTAGCTTCTTCTTATGCACAATCATCAAAAAATCTAGTATTGGGAGAAAGTAAAGTTGTTGCTTTAGGTACATCAAATACTCACGATTGGGAAGGTGATGTCAAAAAAATGTCTGGTGATGCTTCTATCACAATTGAAGACAATCAAATTAAATCTATTGAGTCGTTACAAGTAACGATGGAAGTAAACAGTATGGAGTCTGGTAAAGGATCTTTAGATAGCAACATGCACAAAACCATGAATGCTAAAAAGCACCCTAAGATGACTTACAAGTTAACTTCTGCTTCTGTTGATGCTAACGGAAAAGTAACTGCAAAAGGTCAGTTAACAATTAATGGAACAACAAAGGATATTACTTTAAACCCAGTAGCTTCATTAGCAGGAGACAAAGTGACATTCAAAGGTGAAACTACTTTTAATATGTCTGCTTACGGTGTTGAACCTCCTAGCTTAATGTTTGGTGCTATTAAAGTAGAAGATGAGGTAAAGATCGAAATGAACGTGGTCTTTAACTAA
- a CDS encoding lipoprotein signal peptidase has protein sequence MGNNKNNLYKIYGVAILVIVLDQLSKLLVHNYMEMGTLGEIKVIGDWFRLHYLLNPGMAFGMQFGNEYGKLILTTFRIIASGGIVYGIYVLNQKGAHWGFLVCGAMILGGAIGNSIDSVFYGVFIEGNMIPGSSTPWFHGQVIDMLYFPMVRGSFPDWLPFYGGERFLFFSPVFNIADSAIFLGVLFIFIFQNKFSEYEKKEKQEIATEEQ, from the coding sequence ATGGGAAACAATAAGAATAATTTATATAAAATTTATGGCGTAGCCATTTTGGTGATTGTATTGGACCAATTGAGTAAACTGTTGGTACATAATTACATGGAAATGGGTACCCTAGGAGAAATTAAAGTAATTGGTGATTGGTTTAGATTACACTATCTACTTAACCCAGGAATGGCTTTCGGAATGCAGTTTGGCAACGAATACGGTAAATTGATCTTGACAACCTTTAGAATTATAGCTTCAGGTGGTATTGTTTACGGTATTTATGTGTTAAACCAAAAAGGAGCACATTGGGGCTTCTTAGTTTGCGGAGCCATGATTCTAGGAGGAGCCATTGGTAATTCTATAGACTCTGTATTCTATGGTGTATTTATTGAAGGAAATATGATTCCAGGTTCATCAACACCGTGGTTTCATGGTCAAGTAATCGATATGTTATATTTCCCAATGGTAAGAGGAAGCTTTCCCGATTGGTTACCATTTTATGGAGGAGAACGCTTTCTGTTTTTTAGCCCAGTATTTAATATCGCCGACTCAGCCATCTTTTTAGGAGTGCTTTTCATCTTTATTTTCCAGAATAAATTCTCTGAATATGAGAAGAAAGAAAAGCAAGAAATAGCTACAGAAGAACAATAG
- a CDS encoding YifB family Mg chelatase-like AAA ATPase, giving the protein MISKTYGSSVYGVDATLIEVEVNVLNGKGLFVVGLPDSAIKESEHRVESAVKHYGYAIPRQKVVVNLAPAAAKKEGAAFDLPIALSILQSSEQIGARNLEDYIILGELSLDGELRPIKGALPIAIEARKQKKKGFILPKENAQEAAIVNNLDVIGVNNLLEAIEFIQGDREIEPLKIDTRELFNDMLDDYELDFSQVQGQENMKRALEIAAAGGHNVIMIGPPGAGKTMLAKRLATILPSLTLQEALETTKIHSVAGKLGANNGHLISTRPFRAPHHTISDVALVGGGGVPQPGEISLSHNGVLFLDELPEFKRTVLEVMRQPLEERKVSISRARMSVDFPANFMLIASMNPCPCGYHNHPEKDCTCPPGAVQKYLNKISGPLLDRIDLHVEVTPVSFDQMTSLKEAESSEAIRQRVIDARELQKERFEKEGLALHSNAMMPSQVVKRICTLDPLGKNLLKSAMDRLGLSARAYDRILKVSRTIADLAGSESVKAEHIAEAIQFRSLDRESWVEG; this is encoded by the coding sequence ATGATTTCGAAAACGTATGGAAGCTCCGTATATGGAGTAGATGCCACTCTTATTGAAGTGGAAGTAAATGTACTCAATGGCAAAGGTCTTTTTGTTGTTGGATTACCCGACAGTGCTATCAAAGAAAGCGAACACCGAGTAGAAAGTGCTGTGAAACACTATGGATATGCCATTCCACGACAAAAAGTAGTGGTAAATCTAGCTCCTGCAGCAGCCAAAAAAGAAGGAGCAGCTTTCGATTTACCTATTGCACTATCTATCCTACAGTCCTCCGAACAAATTGGAGCAAGGAATTTAGAGGATTACATTATCCTTGGAGAACTTTCTTTAGACGGTGAATTACGTCCTATCAAAGGAGCTTTACCAATTGCTATTGAAGCAAGAAAACAAAAGAAGAAAGGATTTATTCTACCTAAAGAGAATGCTCAAGAAGCTGCAATTGTCAATAATTTAGATGTAATTGGTGTCAATAACCTATTAGAAGCCATTGAGTTTATACAGGGCGATAGAGAAATTGAACCTCTCAAAATAGATACTAGAGAGCTTTTTAATGATATGTTGGATGATTATGAACTAGATTTTTCTCAAGTTCAAGGTCAAGAAAACATGAAAAGGGCTTTAGAGATAGCTGCTGCCGGAGGTCATAATGTGATTATGATAGGCCCTCCTGGTGCAGGTAAAACCATGTTGGCAAAACGTTTGGCAACTATTCTGCCTTCATTGACTCTTCAAGAAGCATTAGAAACCACAAAAATACATTCTGTGGCAGGTAAACTAGGGGCTAACAATGGGCATCTTATTTCGACCCGTCCATTCAGGGCACCACATCATACAATTAGTGATGTAGCGTTAGTTGGTGGGGGCGGGGTACCACAGCCAGGGGAAATATCACTTTCTCACAACGGAGTACTGTTTCTAGACGAATTACCCGAATTCAAACGTACAGTACTTGAGGTGATGCGTCAACCTCTAGAAGAAAGAAAAGTAAGTATATCAAGAGCAAGAATGTCAGTCGATTTCCCTGCTAATTTTATGCTGATAGCCAGTATGAATCCATGCCCTTGCGGATATCACAATCATCCAGAGAAAGATTGTACCTGTCCTCCGGGAGCTGTTCAGAAATATTTGAATAAAATTAGCGGCCCTCTTTTAGATAGAATTGATCTGCATGTTGAGGTTACTCCAGTATCCTTTGATCAGATGACGTCTTTAAAAGAAGCGGAGTCAAGTGAGGCTATTAGACAGAGAGTTATAGACGCTAGAGAACTTCAAAAGGAGAGGTTCGAAAAAGAAGGATTAGCACTACATAGTAATGCAATGATGCCTTCGCAGGTTGTTAAGCGTATTTGTACATTAGATCCTTTAGGTAAAAACTTGCTAAAATCGGCTATGGATCGTTTAGGATTATCTGCCAGAGCTTACGATAGAATTTTAAAAGTTTCTCGAACAATAGCTGACCTTGCAGGAAGTGAATCAGTCAAGGCAGAGCACATTGCAGAGGCGATTCAGTTTAGAAGTTTGGACAGAGAATCGTGGGTTGAGGGTTAA
- the trkA gene encoding Trk system potassium transporter TrkA, translated as MKIIIAGAGDVGFHLGKLLAHEDHDITLIDTDVDSLNHAANHIDVATVKGSSTSFAVLEEANVDKSDMLIAVTSSEETNLITAMIAKRLGTKRTIARITNSEYLHSRDMLDMRRMGVDEMISPQLLATKEIKRLLKEAAITDTFEFEKGLLSLIGITIDEEQPLVGKTLEETSYLNKDFKFLTVAILRDDETIIPRGDTKFELGDHVYYIAKPDGVESVLQLTKKKLQKKIKRLIILGGSKVGFYAARSLSFKYNVVLIEKDRDKAFQMAEELPNTLVIHGDGRNVDLLEEEGIDSADAFIAVTGDSETNIITSLVAKKHGVQKTIALVENMDYIHLSQNMGVDTLINKKLIAASFIFRYIRRGEIISLTNVHGVDAEVLEFVVNENSPVTKNVLKDLGFPKSAIIGGAIRKGKAYIPKGDFQFEPYDRAVVLTRPECIAKVEAFFR; from the coding sequence GTGAAAATCATTATTGCGGGAGCAGGTGATGTTGGGTTCCACTTGGGTAAACTACTGGCACACGAAGACCATGATATTACACTTATCGATACAGATGTTGATAGTCTAAATCATGCCGCCAACCATATTGATGTAGCCACTGTAAAAGGGTCGTCTACATCTTTCGCTGTCCTTGAGGAAGCTAATGTTGATAAATCTGACATGCTGATCGCTGTCACGTCTTCTGAGGAGACCAATCTAATAACGGCCATGATTGCCAAACGATTGGGTACAAAGAGAACAATTGCAAGAATCACAAATAGTGAGTACTTACACTCTCGTGATATGCTTGACATGAGAAGAATGGGTGTGGATGAAATGATTTCACCACAACTATTGGCCACAAAAGAGATTAAGCGTCTTTTAAAAGAGGCGGCTATTACAGATACTTTCGAATTCGAAAAAGGTTTATTGTCGTTAATTGGTATTACCATTGATGAGGAACAGCCTTTAGTAGGAAAAACGTTAGAAGAAACATCATATCTAAATAAAGATTTCAAGTTCTTAACGGTAGCAATTTTGAGAGATGATGAGACCATCATTCCAAGAGGAGATACTAAGTTTGAACTTGGAGATCACGTATATTATATCGCCAAGCCGGACGGTGTAGAAAGCGTACTTCAGCTAACAAAGAAAAAACTTCAGAAAAAAATTAAGCGATTAATTATTCTTGGAGGTAGTAAAGTAGGTTTTTATGCTGCTCGATCTTTAAGCTTTAAATACAATGTTGTTCTAATAGAGAAGGACAGAGATAAAGCTTTCCAGATGGCAGAAGAGTTACCGAATACTTTGGTCATTCACGGCGATGGTCGTAATGTAGATTTACTCGAGGAAGAAGGTATTGATAGTGCGGATGCATTTATTGCGGTAACAGGTGATTCTGAAACCAATATCATTACTTCTTTGGTAGCAAAGAAACATGGTGTTCAGAAAACAATTGCCCTTGTAGAGAATATGGACTATATCCACCTTTCTCAAAACATGGGTGTTGATACTTTGATTAATAAAAAGCTGATTGCAGCGAGTTTTATTTTCAGATATATCAGAAGGGGAGAGATCATTTCATTAACCAACGTACATGGTGTAGATGCTGAGGTTCTGGAATTTGTGGTCAATGAAAACTCACCTGTAACTAAAAATGTATTAAAGGATTTAGGATTCCCTAAATCAGCGATTATTGGAGGTGCGATTAGAAAAGGAAAAGCTTATATACCAAAAGGAGATTTCCAATTCGAACCTTACGATAGAGCAGTAGTACTTACTCGACCAGAGTGTATTGCTAAAGTTGAAGCTTTCTTCCGTTAA